The following are from one region of the Halarcobacter sp. genome:
- a CDS encoding restriction endonuclease subunit S produces MKNEKLRVPKLRFKEFSGEWEEKTLEKLCIKISDGIHSTPVYDELGEYYFVNGNNLKNGEIILDEKTKRVSKEEYEKHYRELNDNTILMSINGTIGNIAFYKNEKIMLGKSASYINIETSKTNKYFISNQLSSNKIQYFYKSELTGSTIKNLSLRTIKNTPILFPSKQEQEKIASFLSSIDKKINQLSKKDELLQNYKKAMMQKIFSQKLRFKKEDGSDYPKWEEKKLNQITKVYDGTHNTPKYVKSGVPFYSVEHVTANQFVETKYISEKVFEKENERVKLEKNDILMTRIGDIGTSKLIDWDVKASFYVSLALIKNSKKFSSSFLNQFIKSNYFQRQLYSKTLHVAFPKKINLGEIGECLIKLPFLEEQTKIANSLSSLDTKISQNKKALEETQKFKKALLQKMFV; encoded by the coding sequence ATGAAAAATGAAAAATTAAGAGTGCCGAAGCTTAGGTTTAAGGAGTTTTCTGGGGAGTGGGAAGAGAAAACTTTAGAAAAGCTTTGTATAAAAATTAGTGATGGTATTCACAGTACACCAGTATATGATGAGTTAGGAGAATATTATTTTGTAAATGGGAATAATCTTAAAAATGGTGAAATTATTTTAGATGAGAAAACAAAGAGGGTGTCAAAAGAAGAATATGAAAAACATTATAGGGAACTAAATGATAATACTATACTTATGTCAATAAATGGTACGATAGGTAATATTGCTTTTTATAAAAATGAGAAAATAATGCTTGGGAAAAGTGCATCTTATATTAATATAGAGACATCTAAAACCAACAAATATTTTATTAGTAATCAACTTTCATCTAATAAAATACAGTATTTTTATAAATCAGAATTAACTGGCTCTACTATTAAAAACTTATCCTTAAGAACAATAAAAAATACACCTATTCTTTTCCCTTCTAAACAAGAGCAAGAAAAAATTGCCTCTTTTTTATCCTCTATTGATAAAAAGATAAATCAACTATCAAAAAAAGATGAGTTACTACAAAACTATAAAAAAGCTATGATGCAAAAGATATTTTCACAAAAACTTAGATTTAAAAAAGAAGATGGAAGTGATTATCCTAAGTGGGAAGAGAAGAAGTTAAATCAAATAACAAAAGTTTATGACGGTACTCATAATACTCCAAAGTATGTTAAGTCAGGAGTACCATTTTATAGTGTTGAACATGTAACTGCAAATCAGTTTGTAGAAACAAAATATATTTCAGAAAAAGTATTTGAAAAAGAGAATGAAAGAGTAAAACTAGAGAAGAATGATATTTTAATGACTAGAATAGGTGATATTGGTACTTCAAAACTTATAGATTGGGATGTTAAAGCTTCTTTTTATGTTAGCCTTGCCTTAATTAAAAATAGTAAAAAATTTAGTTCTTCTTTCCTTAATCAGTTTATTAAATCTAATTATTTTCAAAGGCAGTTGTACAGTAAAACATTGCATGTAGCCTTTCCTAAAAAGATTAATTTAGGAGAAATAGGTGAATGTTTAATTAAATTACCTTTTCTAGAAGAACAAACAAAAATAGCAAACTCTTTATCCTCTCTTGATACAAAAATATCACAAAATAAAAAAGCCCTAGAAGAGACTCAAAAGTTTAAAAAAGCACTTTTACAAAAGATGTTTGTGTAG